The following is a genomic window from Liolophura sinensis isolate JHLJ2023 chromosome 10, CUHK_Ljap_v2, whole genome shotgun sequence.
GATCACATGCACGACTAGTGACTAATTCGTCCACATCGCCTCCGCGTCTTGTGACGAACGTTGCGCATTTAATATTAGTTATAGTAATTTGTCCCGACGTGTTTCACGCCGCACTGTAACTAAAACGAGctgatttatgggtggaggaaaccggaatgttcgGAATATTTAAACCAATTATCGCCaagcataaaaaatattttctaaaaatatatcTCGTAATTACGAGAAAACTAATCACAAAATGATGTCATAGTAAATATATGTCATGGTGAGTAcaaaagaaacgcaaaaccAGATGAACAAGAGGTTTAAGGTGGCATAACAGTCGGCTAGGCGCCACAAGGCATCAGAGATACTTTTAAAATCTACTGAAGTCAAACATTGCCATAGTGCTATCtctaatcaataaaataaagttatagtatttattcatttttttttatttgattactgattACGCTGTTCTCGTGTTGTAAAATAAACGTTCACCATATATGatgctcacttggttagcgcgcttgcgcagcgtaatgacccagaagcctctcaccaatgcggtcgctgtgagtccaactcatgcttgcttcctttccggccgtaagtgggaaggtttgcagcaacccacggatggttgtgggtcccccccccccgggctctacccggtttcatCCCggccataacgctggccaccgtcgtataaatgaaatattcttgagtacggtgtaaaacaccaatcaaataaataaataaaatgtatgatgAGCATCATTTCCTCGCAACTGCGATAAAGTATCTCGCATTTATGGGAAAACTATCTTGTGATTACAGCATAGTATCTCGTAGTTGCTAGACAGTTTTAAAGCAATTAGGAGATCCTAGATCGGTTAAAAGCAAGTTGTGAACAAAGTAATGAGTGACGTCATCGTTGTTTGTGTATAACGTAACGCTTGGCTATTTAGGTTGCGTCATCTGCTCTTTTATTTTACGAGGTCAGCGAACTCTAATACTTGTATTGCATTTCCGAGTTAACAATATTTAGGTGTTTgtgcttgtaaaaaaaaaagaaattaaaccaAGAGAGGACAATTTACCAACTGCACGTGTTGTATCCTTATATCCCAATGCAATATCAATTGCTGGCGTACATGCCACAACTTTCATGTAACCTTCTGTACTGTAAACATGTAAGCAGTGTTCGAATGTGTATCATTCTTTCTGTATGAGCTGGATTGACAGTCAAGAGCTGGAATGACAGTTAAGGGCTGGATTCACTGTGAAAAGCTGGATTGATATTCCAAAGTTAGAGTGAAAGCCAAGAGCTAGAATGACAGACAAGAGCTGAAATGATAGTCAAGAGCTAAATTGGGACGGATCGGTTGCAGTGAGCCTATAGTGTGCAGAGTAAGCAACctacatttggcaagttatggACAAACTTTCGCACGTACATACGATGTACAGAAGATATACACGCCCTTTTTGTCTTTGAAAATCTGACAGCGAATACGGTCGCATGGGTGTCAGTGTGTCGCTTGATGTCTCCAAGGCCCCAGCAAcggaggaatctacaaattcctacTCCATGGCTGGTCATGAACCCGGATCTCCTATATTAACCACACCACCAAAACCTGTCCCTCAAAAGCAATATAACCGATGGAAAGGTCAAATAACTACACCAACTCGgcaatataaatgaatattgattacatgtagtaattTATTGCTAAGGTACATATAAGAATACGCTTGTCAGGCAGTACAACAGCAATAACAAAAACGATACATGTCACAAAACATAACTTACACACTTGCTTTGCCGGCCAGCTTTCTGAAAACCACCTGATGTCTGCATCTTGTCATCTGACAAATTACACACTATGAGCGTAGACGTTATTGCAATGTTTAACGTACGAAACATGTTGCATATTACATtattatgtgtgttatattttcgCTAACACCGACAATGGTAACAGGTCTTACTTGAAAATTCCATTTGTCATTTGTGACAAGACGCAGACAACTATTGTTGGAAATGGTCTGACAAAAAATATTACCGTCGTTTGTGGGGTTGTTTGCTTGTATATACGCATATTAAACGGTATATGTCCGGAGGTCGCAATGATACGTATTAAATGTAACGTATACAAATATACTGTTTTTATGATgcttaaaattgtatttttcctGTCTGTACAAAACACGTCGTTATCCATATGTAAATATCATCCATCAGTAGGGTGTTAGTAGGGAGTGGGGTCGGGGTTAGGCAGTGAGAGTTGGGAAGTGTCAAAAACTGACGAAAACTGACGAAAAACTGCCCGTGAACGCCCCTAGATCTGTCTGTAGGTCAGTCAGGTTTTTGGACATCCTGTCTTCTAAAATGAGTCGTTTATTTAGCAATGAGCATGATTGGAACACGACATCCGCTTGTACGAGATCTCGCAGCCATTGTGGCATTGCGTTTGTTGTGACGATGTCCGACGTCACATCGCTTCGCAGTCCGAACCCATTTACACGTAAAAGATATCACAGGAACATTAAAGTGCAAGTGGACAATTAATATCATAAAAACTAATATAATATCAGCAAAACATGATTCATGTCGCATACCGATAGAGCGGGACATGTTTCCGTGTCAATGTGCTATCGACCTCAAACAAGGCAACAGAGTATAAACTCTTGAAAAGGGAGTTAGATATTGTCCGTTctttaaatgacaaatattttgtcCAGGAGATTAGTTGGGTTGAACATTGATTGCATGTACTTCGTCCTTGCATCAGAAACTCTTATAGGATGGTCCAAATTGCACGTGACATTGCCCAGTGGTCATGGGGATATTATGACGAACTAAGCTTCTTCTGTGTTTCAGCATAAGATAACTCTTTATTTCTGGAAGGTCAAACGTTGTCACATAAACAGTAGCGGATTTAGGTACACCAAATGGTCACTTACTCTGTGTGTCATTTTTCTGGGTTAGTTCAGAGCGACGGATCATTAACCATAGGTTTGATACCTATCTGAGTTCAACCTGACGGCCTCAGAACATTTAACCCTTTCTTGAAAAGTTAAACCTGCCAAACAGCAGGCCAAAGGATTAAAATATATACCAGGCTTACATGTCACCGCAAACAGTCACCTAAAACGAGCCCGAACTGGTACAGCAGTAACAATGTGACAACTTGACACAGAAGATCTGTCTGATGGTGGCACGAAATCAGAGACTCAGAGACGCGCGGCACTGTGGACAAcagaaaaatgttaacaaaaaagTTTAATCCCGATGATAGATAGTATTAACATAAACAACTTTCCATTAAAGTAATCTGAGAGCTGGTTGTGTTGTCTATTGTCCATTGAAGATGAAGATTTGTGGTAAAATTGGTAACGCGGCACTCGTGTATGAGATGAATGTTTCATGCGGTTTGGGCCCATGTCGTCATTCCGCGAGAATGTGTACCCTCTGACATGTAACACTTCTTCGACAGTTTAGACACATCAAAACAGGATACTTAATCTGTAGTATGCGTTAGAAACGATTCACATAAGACGGCACTGCCAATGGTTATAAGAGACGAGGGTCGCGTTGGAATGGATTTCCCGCGGGCGCAAACTAATTCATTGCTCAACACTCTGCCTACACACGTGAATGCATGAGTGGAAGATCTGTCTGAAATGTCGTGCCTGAAAACAGACATGTTTTTTATAACCACGTCCTGTAATCAGATAAAGGACACAGGGAGAGCCTGGAATGTCAAGGGAGACTTGTTCGTACTAAAGATACTTATGGCACATTGGAAACAAAAGATAGCGTCTTACAGAAGGAGGTTTCTGAGGACATGCCAAACGAAAGCACTAAAGTCAACATCAATACATTCGACCTTGTTGAAAAGGCGTACCAAATGCAAAACCATCATTTTCGACTGATTCAATGAAGTTTGATTATTGGAAAAGTACCCAGTAAAGACCAATTAATCACATGGAACAAAGCCAAGTTGTACACACTACCAGTAGGCTACATAGTTACACTGTTGTCCATTCTTTTAGATACATAGATATTTTAGCTTATTGGCAATGTTCCTGCTTTGGTATAACTTGTTTTGCCTTTTGTTCACTTCCTCTGAACAGTTCGAATGAACTCGAGTACATTGAGTACGGGGAAAATGCATTCCAATACCctttactgaaaaaaaacaaggagggggggggggcactgtGAGAAATATTGCCGGGCTATAGCAAACTCATGCAAATTATACTGACgtaagagttacctcccctccaTGTCTTTGCCATGGGGATATCCTCCACTACAAAaagaatatacacacataccttGAGTGTTTCTATTACAATTATACGCATTTTGATTATGCCCTCAATCACAGGGTGGCTTATAGGTGCTGCAAATACAACAGTCAATTATATACACGGTGAGAAATCGTCCATACAATACATAAAAGCATATCATACGATGTGCAAGGGCATTCTTTGTGGCGATGGCAACCTGTTCCAACAGTTCATTTAACAAGTTTTCAAGGTGACccattcttgttttttttttcccttgttTACACCTGAACACTGTCCGTACCAACGGAGTCATCGGATAAGCTCTATGGAACAGCTCTATATTACTGTTCAATGTCCAAATGTCATTTCGGACTATTTAAAGCTGTTTGTAAACATGCTTTCTAATAGAAGTGAAACTTGAATCTAGATTATGGACATTTAAAAGATTCCGATGTAGCCTATGGTGTTTTCGGGTAGGCACCATGAATAGAGGCGGTCTGTTCTTTGCAGGCAGTcagaaaacaattaataaatcCCAAAGATGTTCTCAGAGCAGTTATGATTCACATATACCCGTGCGACAAACATCCGTTGGCCATGTATCCTGTACTTGAACTTGGAAATATACACGGTGTCCATAAGTTCACCTTACAGGAAAGCAAAATGCACACATACAAACCTTTGTCCGAATTCATTCCTGATTGTCCTCCATAACCTATATCCACGAAAGTTATAATGCCCCATAGGTGATCACAATCCACAATGCGACATTAGTTAATACCCATTCTCTGGTACGCCTGTCCTCCGGTCGTCCACGTTAAAGTCTCGGTCATGAACTGAATGTCTAACAGGGGTTTGTCTCACTCCAGGGCCGATCACAACCGTTCTGGCTTGACCGTAATACGCATTTGGATTTGCATAAACTTTTTCGATTGGCTTAACGACGGTGTCCGCAGCACGTGGGCCGTGGTTACCATACCACCCCGCACTACGGGTGCTGTTCTTCCGGCTATTACCTTCAGTAGCCGTTTCGTCAAATGTTACCCGCGGAACATGTTTCGTGCCAGAGCTCCTGGGAAGTGTCATAGAGGAAGACATATTTTGTGATGGCCCCAGTCGTATTTCCACGCCATGATGAGAAGCCCTTTTGCCATCAGAGCCACTGGAATGTGCCCTTACACGATGGGACTGATGCTGATGTCCTGGTCTCTCGTGGGAAATACGAATGGGTCGCTGGGCATCGTAGCCTACAGGAATGCGATACTCCGGTTTCATGACCTTTACTTCCCCGTTCCTCTGTGTGTGGATCCTGACATTGTTGCTACTGTTTCTCTCGGCGCTTGAGAGCCGTACTCGGGGCGACGGCCTAACGTCCGTGTCAGACGCCGCCTGGGAAGATTGCCCTTGAGATGCGTACGTCTTATCTTCACTACTGTAATGTTCTCCATGATTCGCACTGCCGGAATTCTCCTGCTCATTCTTGCTTCCGCCTTTCTCCAACATGAGCTCTATACTTCGTAATTTTTCGTTCATTTCCTGTAGATTCTTACCAAGTTCAGCGCTGTATAAATTCTGTCCCGTGGAGATTGGCATGGGTTCAACTCCGTTCATAGAGTTTATTTCATTCTCATAATTCGTGACAACGATGATGGGTTTTTTGTCGTAATTCTCGTGTTTTTCCTGTTTCTCACGCTTTTCGTGTTTTTCGTATTTTTCCTGTTTTACTTTCCTTTCCCTTCGAGGACTTTGTTCCCGTTTTGAACCTCCCTTTAGACTGTCAAATAGTTTGAAGGATTTGGCACGCTTTGCTTTCGTTCTCGGTCTTTCAGATGACGTCGTGCCTGTTCCGTTGGTGACAATTCCTGAATCGCTGTGAGTTGTACTGTTTCCGTTTTGAACCACCACTTTATTATGTGATTCTGCATGCCTTGCAGACATCAATGTTCCATACTCATGGGCAATTGGCGGACCAACGATAACTTTTGTCTGTCCGGTCGGGATGCGCCTGTTTTTCTGTACATAAAGAGTGCCCGATGCCTGTGAGTTATTCGTCCGAATAAGTGTCCAGTTTCCGTCATCTATAGGACGAAGGTCAAAACTGTCACCTTCGACAGTAATACTCCTGCGCATGCGCCTGTAATTGTCCACGAATTCTGCGCTATCGTAGTCATTAGCACAATTATAAACCAGCACTGTGTAGGCCTTGGTATGTCCACGGGTGAAGCAAATCACGTTTTGTTGAGAGTACGTCCCAACGATCATATTGAGTATATGTCTGATGGGAATGAAATCGTTCGACTGTGAGTCTTGAAATATTCCTCGCGCCACTTGTAGCCCCTCCGTCGTTAGTTGCAGACGaacttttttcccctttttgtCGCGACTGTCCAGGTCTATGAGACGGACAATGTCGTCGTTGATCCTATTGAAGTCCCACTTGCCAAGGAACAACACGGATTTCTCCACCAGAATTCTTCGGATCGACATTTTGACGCGTGTGTCTTGTATGTTAGTCCCCTCTGGCTTCGCACACGTCACTCGTCGTCCGTCAGCAGATGCTCAAAAGTCAACAACTCTCAATTTGTTTTGACTGTCAGATGCGCATTGTCTCTGAAACACATAGGTGACTAAGTCGCTGTTCAACCATCGCAGCGCATCTGGAGAATCTATTGACGGCCTCCTTTCTTCTCGCCCCGATCTCGCTGCCCCCGTTACCGACTCtgtacagagagagaaaaaTAGTTCTTTTAAGACATGATCACAGATTTGTTTGTCGTCGATGTTATACACAGAAGTTGTTATTGGGTACTTAAATGGCCCTACAATACCAGGCTCTATTTAACGTCAGTCGTCAAACCGGTTTCAGGTATGTGGTAGAAAAGCTAACCCCGAGATGTCACTTTCCTGGAGACCTAAAAAACGAGGCTTGTGAAGCACCTACATAGACTTATCATTGCAGCACCTGCTTATTATAACTAGCTAAACCGCACATCCATACGTATAGCACACgcgtgcacacacacacacacacacacatatatatatatatatatatatatatatatatatatatatatatatatatatatatatatatatatatatatatatatatatttaccgtGCCGGTTTTCGGTTGATGACATGCAAGCGAACAAGTATTTGCGGGCTCCCGAAGACTTAATGTGTAAACTACTGGGGACTAAAATGTAGGTGGTATCTGTTGACCACAAACGGGCAGTGGTTATGTGTGTTGTGCTGTTCAACACTAACTATATATTAGCGCTATTACCCAGCATTGAAGTAcatttcatatgtacatgtaatatcttcaATAGCACTCTTGCAGCAAATACGTTTCTTTGTCTGAATTGAGTTTATACCGTATATTTTTGGGGTAAAGTCCTGTTCTTTTCCGATACATTCAGCCTCTACTATATTTACGTTTTTTAACTCTAAACTGCGTtcacaatacatttatttacgttTATAGATATTTTTAGAAGAATTTTATAAATGTAGCACCAACAGTCTGATATTTAATTAAATGGCATAGAGAAACAACCTCAGGGTGCAATTAGAATCTGTGGAAACTTCCCTTTGTCTCAGGAGGTTTTTTAAGTTCCTGGTTAACGGCCCTGATTACCCTAGGTTCTACACTGTTTTCCTTACTCATAATCCTTCACTCTAAAGAACAGAGTTAAACACGTGTAACACGAGAAATGGAATACTTGTAGAAAGTCACATTCATTCAacgaacatacatgtattttagtgaCGGTAACTCATGCAGACAACGTCACAGTTTCGCCGAAAGCACTTTAAAACATCCTGTGCTCGCGTTTATAAAGAAACCTAAGCTTTGCATATGCTACCAGCAGACGCCAGTGTGTATGTAAGTCTTCATAAGTGAACTTTGTTGGCTTTTCGCCACGTGCTGCCCAGGTCAACCACGGTACTAAAATAGcgaatacaaatacacatgcaaGGACTCTGTCATAAGATTTCAGTAGGTTTCTGTCAGATAAAATATGATAAGTGGAACTATTTACCCTACTTActtttacataaatacatatataaacacgtGTTCCATTCACCTCATTCTCCATTCACCCTGTCATCACAAAAGTGAATGCAAACCGTCGTTATCCCTTGTGTCTACTATATATGCACGAGAATGAACGTAAGCCTTTCGTTTTGTGGGTGAAAATATAGCTCATATAGGTATGTGCTTTCGTGAATgtctaaaatatatatgcaagTATAGTTGAATGTACGAAACAGCTCCATGGGCATTGAGTTATAACACTCATTTTGACTTTATATAATCATctgacaaacattttaaaatgggGGTAAAATAAAAACGGTTTATTCCGTTGACGTCATCCAATCTAATGGAAAAGAATGACGTGTCTTCTATTCTTACAAGACGAATGACGTCATtcattctgaaaacagaaatgacGTCCTTCAAATTGATATGTAGTCActtttcatgtttaaaaaactgttttaagaacGCAGTGCACAATTGTTCTAGCTACATTTAGGCATATTTAGATACAAAATAGAACATCTACATGGATGACAGACTGACACAATTGCACAATTTGGCGTGTtgaactgaaaacaaattcGTCCTTCTGCATTACAATCCGCCCTGCGTCTTCAGTGGGCTTAGCGTTCTGATATTATTAAGACAAGGTTCATCTCTGACTGGCGACACTAGATTTGTGATGACAAATAACATACGTTCAGTTGCGAAGGAGTGCCACTTTAAAACCGGATTTTAGCTTCGTTTCTTCATCTTTATACTTTTTCAGGTCTAAATTTTTAGGGTAACCGATCCTTCCACACGGTATGTCTGTCTCCGGTGTGTGACGAATGTGTATAAGCAGGATGTGCAGACATAATGGGAAGCACTGACTAATTGTTCAGAGAGTTTATGcattgattattttttgttatcttGTTATTCTGCTTGTTTGCTCGCATCACGGCATTACTTAGGTATCATCAAGAAAACGTATCCTTTCAGCACTCTGGTCCCAAAACAGACGTGTTTATAACGCTGCTTCATTCAAACATTGTGACACTGAACATGTATCCCAACTGGGTCACAATATACAGTGATACTGAAATAACCTGTATTCGGTATTTGTCTTTACGCTGAGCTGACCACATTACAACTGATGAAGCCCTCCTTGAAAGACATTCTGCTACATTTGGTACCAAGTTAAGATATATCAAAAGTCGGTGCCAAGTCACGAGACACCGAAGTTTGTAGCCAAGTGACGACAGACATTCACCAAGTTTAGAACCACGTGACGACATGCAAGGGATGGAAGCAAGTGACGTCATACCAAATTTGTAACCAAGTGACGACATACCAAATTTGGAGCCAAGTGAGGGCAAACCAAGTTTGGAACCAAGGGAACAGGTGCAGGTACCAATAATGTCGATTTTAACGTCTCTAGGTTAACACGACGCCGTTTTGAATGTGTGTCTCTTGGTTGATATGCGGACACCGTATCGATGAAGGTTATGTGACTTAACGTTCACAAAAAATTCCCGATATTtggtgtaaataaataatatgaggTTTTGAAAAAATCTGATCTTGTTGATAATAAGTGTGACACAATAAACACATCCAGAAAATGAACAGACATCTTAAGT
Proteins encoded in this region:
- the LOC135477172 gene encoding uncharacterized protein LOC135477172 encodes the protein MSIRRILVEKSVLFLGKWDFNRINDDIVRLIDLDSRDKKGKKVRLQLTTEGLQVARGIFQDSQSNDFIPIRHILNMIVGTYSQQNVICFTRGHTKAYTVLVYNCANDYDSAEFVDNYRRMRRSITVEGDSFDLRPIDDGNWTLIRTNNSQASGTLYVQKNRRIPTGQTKVIVGPPIAHEYGTLMSARHAESHNKVVVQNGNSTTHSDSGIVTNGTGTTSSERPRTKAKRAKSFKLFDSLKGGSKREQSPRRERKVKQEKYEKHEKREKQEKHENYDKKPIIVVTNYENEINSMNGVEPMPISTGQNLYSAELGKNLQEMNEKLRSIELMLEKGGSKNEQENSGSANHGEHYSSEDKTYASQGQSSQAASDTDVRPSPRVRLSSAERNSSNNVRIHTQRNGEVKVMKPEYRIPVGYDAQRPIRISHERPGHQHQSHRVRAHSSGSDGKRASHHGVEIRLGPSQNMSSSMTLPRSSGTKHVPRVTFDETATEGNSRKNSTRSAGWYGNHGPRAADTVVKPIEKVYANPNAYYGQARTVVIGPGVRQTPVRHSVHDRDFNVDDRRTGVPENGY